One Tamlana carrageenivorans genomic region harbors:
- a CDS encoding IS256 family transposase, with the protein MKKEDFLNDDFLKQFKTGDELTSFLKSIQKRGIEKMLEGELDAHLDYEKHQQSNNSNTRNGYGSKRIKTALGETNIKVPRDREASFNPMLVPKRTNMVDGIENVIISLYAKGMSNSDIEEQIREVYDFDVSTSTISRITDKVTNDIIAWQNRPLEPVYLITWMDGIVFKVRENSKVINKTMYIAVGLRRDGKKEVLGLWLGKNESAAFWMSVLTDMKARGVQDLLITATDNLNGFTDTIKNVFPESKTQICVVHQIRNACRYVVWKDKKEFAKDMKNIYDAPTKNAAKAALEDFAQKWEHKYSYAIKSWRENWDELTAFYEFPVEIRKIIYTTNLIENLNGKIRKYTKKKLSFPTDEAVMKSTFLALREATKKWSMPIRNWGIILNQFLTIFEKRVQL; encoded by the coding sequence ATGAAGAAAGAAGATTTTCTAAACGACGATTTTTTAAAACAGTTCAAAACAGGAGACGAACTAACCTCTTTTCTAAAATCCATCCAAAAGCGAGGTATTGAAAAGATGCTAGAAGGAGAACTTGACGCTCATTTAGACTATGAGAAACATCAGCAATCCAATAATAGCAATACCCGTAACGGCTATGGATCTAAAAGGATAAAAACAGCTTTAGGAGAGACTAATATTAAAGTTCCCAGAGACCGAGAAGCTTCTTTTAACCCTATGCTGGTTCCTAAACGCACAAACATGGTTGACGGCATAGAAAACGTCATTATCAGCCTTTATGCCAAGGGTATGAGTAATTCTGATATTGAAGAGCAAATCCGAGAAGTTTACGATTTTGATGTATCTACATCTACCATATCACGTATCACAGATAAAGTTACCAATGATATTATTGCTTGGCAAAACAGACCCCTGGAGCCCGTATATTTAATTACTTGGATGGATGGTATTGTATTTAAGGTTCGGGAGAACTCTAAAGTCATTAACAAAACCATGTACATCGCCGTAGGACTCCGTAGAGATGGTAAAAAGGAAGTCTTAGGACTTTGGCTGGGTAAGAATGAATCGGCAGCCTTTTGGATGAGTGTACTAACCGATATGAAAGCCAGAGGCGTTCAGGATTTGCTTATCACGGCCACAGATAATCTTAACGGTTTCACCGACACCATTAAAAATGTTTTTCCTGAATCTAAAACCCAAATTTGCGTGGTACATCAGATTCGTAACGCTTGTCGCTATGTTGTTTGGAAAGACAAGAAGGAATTTGCAAAAGACATGAAGAATATCTATGATGCACCCACCAAAAACGCAGCAAAAGCTGCTCTAGAGGACTTTGCTCAGAAATGGGAACACAAGTACTCTTATGCTATTAAAAGCTGGAGAGAAAACTGGGATGAGCTTACTGCTTTTTATGAATTTCCTGTTGAAATTAGAAAAATCATTTACACTACCAACCTTATTGAAAACCTTAATGGAAAAATCAGAAAGTACACTAAAAAAAAGCTCTCATTCCCAACAGATGAGGCTGTTATGAAGTCCACTTTTTTAGCCCTTAGAGAGGC
- a CDS encoding carbonic anhydrase family protein yields the protein MKAHTQETQATMTPEKSLQFLKEGNIRFQNNLKSNRNLLEQVNDTQDGQFPFATILSCIDSRVSAELVFDQGLGDIFSVRIAGNFVNEDILGSMEFACKLAGTKLIVVLGHTSCGAIKGACDHAELGNLTKLLEKIKPAVNGVSEPKDASLRTSKNSGFVDEVSKKNVELTIERIHAESPVLSQMEKEGAIKIVGAMYDIKTGAVEFY from the coding sequence ATGAAAGCACATACACAAGAAACACAGGCAACAATGACTCCTGAAAAGTCATTACAATTTTTAAAGGAAGGAAATATACGATTTCAAAATAATTTAAAATCCAACCGTAACCTTTTGGAGCAAGTAAACGATACGCAAGATGGACAATTTCCTTTTGCTACTATTCTTAGCTGTATAGATTCTAGAGTCTCTGCAGAGTTGGTGTTCGATCAAGGTTTGGGAGATATTTTTAGTGTTCGTATTGCAGGAAATTTTGTAAATGAGGATATTTTAGGTAGCATGGAATTTGCTTGTAAACTGGCTGGTACCAAATTAATAGTGGTGTTAGGACATACAAGTTGTGGGGCTATAAAAGGCGCCTGCGACCATGCTGAACTAGGTAACCTAACGAAATTGTTAGAAAAAATTAAACCCGCAGTAAATGGTGTTAGTGAGCCTAAAGATGCCAGCTTGAGAACTTCAAAAAATAGCGGTTTTGTAGATGAAGTTTCCAAAAAGAATGTGGAATTAACCATAGAGCGTATTCATGCAGAAAGTCCCGTTCTATCACAAATGGAAAAAGAAGGGGCTATTAAAATTGTTGGTGCCATGTACGATATTAAAACAGGTGCCGTAGAGTTTTATTAA
- a CDS encoding SulP family inorganic anion transporter, protein MFKYIKKDLPASIVVFFVALPLCLGIALASGAPLFSGVIAGIVGGIVVGALSGSKLGVSGPAAGLAAIVLTAIGTLGGYQNFLLAVVLAGFIQIVFGVLKAGVIAYYFPSSVIKGMLTGIGIIIILKQIPHFFGYDAEPEGAVTFLDPSGENTFSAIFKVFDHLILGSFIIGLVGLAVILLWDNILSKKAKIFTVIQGPLVAVVLGIIFYLLTVSSGALSISDSHLVSVPIPDDINSFFGQFSFPRFSEITNVEIWIVAFTIALVASLETLLCVEATDKLDPDKSVTPTNRELLAQGVGNIISGLIGGLPITQVIVRSSANIQSGGKTKMSAIIHGFFLLISVIVIPNLLNKIPLSVLAAILLVVGYKLAKPGLFKKMYQLGWKQFVPFMVTVVGIVFTDLLVGIGLGLLVGIVVILLKSYQNSHFLHMEDKSNGKHKIKMTLAEEVTFFNKGAILKELDNLPHETYLELNVLKTRYLDHDVIEILEDFSHKAKERNIDIKLVSKRGIVENPESFVEFFKTKPKSNLSLS, encoded by the coding sequence ATGTTTAAATATATTAAGAAAGACTTGCCAGCGAGTATAGTCGTATTTTTTGTTGCTTTACCTTTATGTTTAGGGATTGCTTTAGCTAGTGGAGCTCCATTGTTTTCTGGAGTTATAGCTGGTATCGTAGGAGGTATTGTAGTTGGAGCGCTTAGTGGTTCTAAATTAGGTGTTAGTGGCCCTGCTGCGGGATTAGCTGCCATTGTTCTCACAGCTATTGGGACATTAGGAGGTTACCAGAATTTTTTATTAGCTGTTGTTTTAGCAGGTTTTATTCAAATCGTTTTCGGCGTTTTAAAAGCAGGTGTTATAGCTTATTATTTTCCGTCTTCGGTAATTAAAGGCATGCTTACGGGTATTGGAATCATTATCATTTTAAAACAAATACCACATTTTTTTGGCTACGATGCAGAACCAGAAGGCGCCGTTACCTTTTTAGATCCTTCAGGTGAAAATACCTTCTCTGCTATTTTTAAAGTATTCGATCATTTAATTTTAGGCTCCTTTATTATTGGCCTAGTTGGTCTTGCCGTGATCTTGTTATGGGATAATATTTTATCTAAAAAAGCTAAGATTTTTACCGTAATACAAGGTCCTCTTGTTGCCGTGGTTTTGGGTATTATATTTTATCTTTTAACCGTTTCAAGCGGAGCCTTATCGATATCAGACTCCCATTTAGTTAGTGTGCCTATTCCAGATGATATCAATTCGTTTTTTGGTCAATTTAGTTTTCCTAGATTTTCAGAAATTACGAATGTAGAAATTTGGATTGTGGCTTTTACCATTGCTTTAGTGGCCAGTTTAGAAACCTTATTGTGCGTTGAGGCTACCGATAAATTAGATCCAGATAAAAGTGTAACTCCTACTAACCGTGAGTTACTAGCCCAAGGTGTTGGAAATATAATTTCTGGTTTAATAGGTGGATTACCAATTACTCAAGTTATTGTTCGAAGCTCGGCAAACATTCAATCTGGAGGAAAAACTAAAATGTCGGCTATAATACATGGTTTCTTTTTATTAATTTCGGTTATCGTAATTCCTAATTTGTTAAATAAAATACCATTGTCTGTATTAGCTGCTATTTTATTAGTGGTTGGTTACAAATTAGCCAAACCTGGTTTATTTAAAAAAATGTATCAGTTGGGTTGGAAACAATTTGTACCTTTTATGGTTACTGTGGTAGGTATTGTTTTTACCGACTTATTAGTGGGTATCGGTTTAGGTTTATTAGTAGGTATTGTTGTTATTTTATTAAAAAGTTACCAGAATTCTCACTTTTTGCATATGGAAGACAAAAGTAATGGTAAGCATAAAATTAAAATGACTTTAGCTGAAGAAGTTACCTTTTTTAATAAAGGTGCTATTTTAAAAGAATTAGATAATTTGCCACATGAAACTTATTTAGAATTAAATGTTCTAAAAACGAGGTATTTAGATCATGATGTTATTGAGATTTTAGAAGATTTTTCGCATAAAGCTAAAGAACGAAATATAGATATTAAATTGGTTTCTAAGCGTGGTATCGTAGAGAACCCAGAAAGTTTTGTAGAATTTTTTAAAACTAAACCAAAATCTAATTTAAGTTTAAGTTAA
- a CDS encoding tetratricopeptide repeat protein — protein MKNILYIVSFLLSLGLFAQNQALFDKANAFYNDGKYAEAIDEYQAILDNGVHASAVYFNLANAHYKLNNIAPSIYYYEKALLLDPNDQDVKSNLAYANNMTIDAISVVPQAGLSKWIRNITNKLSFDGWAITAVCMVFVFVILFLVYHFSYTTGIKRLMFVCSLTALVLMFLCLSLAFHKYNLDKKDNPAIIFVQESKVKSTPNATSEEVFRLHEGTKVQVEEAYNDWLKIKIADGKTGWVLNQDLKLLKDF, from the coding sequence ATGAAAAATATACTATATATAGTCTCTTTTTTACTAAGTTTAGGTCTTTTTGCTCAAAACCAAGCCTTGTTTGATAAAGCAAATGCATTTTATAACGACGGAAAATATGCTGAAGCCATAGATGAATATCAGGCCATTTTGGATAATGGTGTACATGCGTCTGCGGTATATTTTAATTTGGCAAATGCCCACTATAAATTGAATAACATTGCGCCTAGTATTTACTACTACGAGAAAGCATTACTTTTAGATCCTAATGATCAGGATGTTAAAAGCAATTTGGCCTACGCTAATAATATGACCATTGATGCCATTTCAGTGGTACCCCAAGCAGGACTGTCAAAATGGATTCGTAATATCACCAATAAACTGTCTTTCGACGGTTGGGCGATTACAGCAGTTTGCATGGTATTTGTTTTTGTTATATTGTTTTTAGTGTATCATTTTTCTTATACCACCGGTATAAAACGATTAATGTTTGTTTGTAGTCTTACGGCTCTGGTGCTTATGTTTCTATGCCTATCTTTGGCTTTTCATAAATATAATTTGGATAAAAAAGATAATCCAGCCATTATATTTGTTCAAGAGAGTAAAGTGAAAAGTACACCAAACGCAACAAGTGAGGAGGTTTTTAGACTTCATGAAGGTACCAAAGTTCAGGTTGAAGAAGCCTATAACGATTGGTTGAAAATAAAAATAGCCGACGGAAAAACAGGATGGGTTCTTAATCAGGACCTTAAATTGCTAAAGGATTTTTAA